The proteins below are encoded in one region of Girardinichthys multiradiatus isolate DD_20200921_A chromosome 19, DD_fGirMul_XY1, whole genome shotgun sequence:
- the dkc1 gene encoding H/ACA ribonucleoprotein complex subunit DKC1 — translation MDEMNKDKRQYTQFCPRCCRSQRKKKQLYSPFSDRSFFSKMADPEASVKKKKKSRKVSAEVVGEIQQSGDFFIQPALTAASLETSQWPLLLKNFHKLNIRTAHYTPIPCGSNPLKRNITDYVKSGFINLDKPANPSSHEVVAWIRRILRSEKTGHSGTLDPKVTGCLIVCIDRATRLVKSQQSAGKEYVGIVRLHNAIESEHVLGRALETLTGALFQRPPLIAAVKRQLRVRTIYESKLIEYDPERRLGIFWVSCEAGTYIRTLCVHLGLLLGVGGQMQELRRVRSGVLGEKDNMVTMHDVLDAQWQFDHNKDETYLRRVIFPLEKLLVSYKRLVMKDSAVNAICYGAKIMLPGVLRYEDGIEVNQDIVVITTKGEAICTAVALMTTAVISTCDHGVVAKIKRVIMERDTYPRKWGLGPKASQKKMMIQKGLLDKHGKPNGSTPQEWKDQYVDYSVSGVVASIDASAKRKREAESDGEMAQPSTPSAEELKKEKKKKKKEKKSQMEEAEADKTEEEPDTQVVEKPKKKKKKQKEGDPSD, via the exons ATGGACGAAATGAATAAAGATAAACGT CAGTATACCCAGTTTTGCCCACGCTGCTGTAGGTCGCAGAGGAAGAAGAAACAGCTCTACTCGCCGTTCAGTGATCGTTCATTCTTTTCGAAGATGGCGGACCCAGAAG catcagtaaagaaaaagaagaagtcGAGGAAAGTCAGCGCAGAAGTAGTCGGG GAGATCCAACAGAGTGGAGACTTCTTCATCCAGCCAGCGTTAACCGCTGCTTCGCTAGAGACATCACAGTGGCCCCTCCTACTAAAG AATTTTCATAAATTGAATATTCGAACAGCCCATTATACACCTATACCATGTGGCAGCAACCCTCTGAAGAGGAATATCACAGACTATGTCAA GTCAGGCTTCATTAACCTGGATAAACCAGCCAACCCCTCATCTCATGAGGTGGTGGCATGGATCCGGAGGATCCTGCGTTCAGAGAAGACAGGTCACAGTGGAACACTTGACCCCAAGGTTACCGGCTGCTTGATCGTCTGCATAGACAGAGCCACACGACTGGTGAAGTCCCAGCAGAGTGCTG GTAAGGAGTATGTGGGAATCGTTCGCCTGCACAATGCAATCGAGAGTGAACATGTTCTGGGCCGG GCCTTGGAGACGCTAACTGGAGCATTATTTCAGCGTCCGCCGCTGATCGCTGCAGTTAAACGTCAGCTGAGAGTCCGAACGATCTATGAGAGCAAGCTGATAGAGTATGACCCAGAGAGAAGGCTTG gCATCTTCTGGGTCAGCTGTGAGGCAGGAACCTACATCCGGACTCTGTGCGTCCACCTGGGACTGCTACTTGGGGTCGGAGGACAGATGCAGGAGCTCCGAAGAGTTCGCTCTGGAGTCCTGGGAGAGAAG GACAATATGGTGACAATGCACGATGTTCTAGATGCTCAGTGGCAGTTTGACCACAATAAAGATGAGACGTATCTGAGGAGAGTCATCTTCCCTCTAGAAAAGCTGCTGGTGTCGTACAAACGGCTGGTGATGAAGGACAGCGCG GTGAATGCCATCTGTTATGGGGCCAAGATCATGCTTCCTGGTGTCCTTCGGTATGAAGATGGCATTGAGGTCAACCAAGACATTGTTGTCATAACGACCAAGGGCGAGGCCATCTGCACAG CTGTGGCTCTGATGACTACTGCTGTGATTTCTACATGTGATCATGGCGTTGTAGCAAAAATAAAGAGGGTGATCATGGAACGAGACACGTATCCTCGGAAGTGGGGACTAGGGCCAAAG GCGAGCCAGAAGAAGATGATGATTCAAAAAGGACTCCTAGATAAGCACGGGAAACCAAATGGCAGCACCCCACAGGAGTGGAAAGACCAATACGTTGACTACAG TGTCTCTGGTGTGGTGGCCTCAATTGACGCTTCAGCAAAG AGAAAGCGAGAGGCAGAGAGTGATGGTGAAATGGCCCAGCCCAGCACACCGTCTGCAGAGGAgctaaagaaagagaagaagaagaagaaaaaggagaagaaatcgCAGATGGAGGAGGCAGAGGCCGATAAAACAGAGGAGGAGCCTGACACACaa GTTGTTGAAAagccaaaaaagaagaaaaaaaaacagaaggagGGTGACCCATCGGACTGA